A segment of the Rhodospirillales bacterium RIFCSPLOWO2_02_FULL_58_16 genome:
TCTGAAATTGTTTCACCGGACGCCGCATCCATGAACAAGGAATTGGAAACCGCCGTTTACTGTCGAAATTGTTCCCTGTAAAGAAGAATTTTACAGCCCGTGATCATGAAGCCTTTTCGCTTTCATCAATGATCTGCCGGCGCGCTACGGGAAGCTGCTCATTTAATTTATCGCGCAACTGGTTCTCGGTTATCGCCACGCCCTTGCCGGCGAAATCGGCCATTACCTTACGCACCACGTCGTCGATTCCCGCCTCTTCCATGTCCGCAGAAACAACCTCCCTGGCGTAGACCGCCGCCGCGTCGCCGGTCAGGTTCATTTTTTCGGCGGCCCACAGGCCGACAAGTTTGTTGCGCCGCGCCTCGACTTTGAACTCCGATTCATGCTTGAGGGCGTGACTGGTTTCATGGGCCGTGCTCTTTTTATGGATAACCATTAGGGCGTTCTCCTGAAGAAGTGTTGACTTGCCGGCAACATAACAGGCATTGGCCCCCGGGGCCAGAGTGTGGGATGATGTTTTCATGAGATGGCGGCATAGCTTAGAGCGCGGAACCCGTAGCGCCACGCTTGTGGCGATTGTTTCGGGGATATGTTTCGCGGCGGGTCCTTCCCGGGCCGAGCCGGGTTGCCCACAGGATGCCCAAGCGATCCAGGGGGCCGCGAGCGTGACGATGAGCCTGATTCAGGGAGGCGTCACCGTCAATAACGGCTATGGCCGTGACGACTTGAAGCGCATCAGGCAGAAGAACGGCGGCGTAACGCCGTCCGGCACATGGCGCCTGCTCGGATTAACCGTGACCGAGTTCCGCTTCAATATGCGCGTTAATGTCAGGGCCTATCAAATTCGGGAAAATCATTTTTGCGCGGTTATCGAGTCGCTCGACGCCGGCGTCGGCTATACGGATTTCATTGTGTATATCGACCGTAAATACCTCCAGGGAAGCTGCGAGTACCGTTTGATCAGAAACCACGAGGATGAACACGTCGGCATCTATCGGGACAACCTGATTCACTACGCGCCGCTCCTGCGGAAGGAATTGACCGACGCCGTGCGCCGGATGGGGCCGATCTATGTGGATTCGGCGGATCGCGGCGCGAAGCAGGCGCAAGCCTTTGTCCAGGAAAAGATCAAGCCGCTTGTTGATAATATGCAACGGACGGTGGACGACCGTAACGCAAACATCGACACCAAGCAGTCTTATGAAAGCATCCGAAGACGATGCAGTAACTGGTAAATGAGCTAATGACAAGATATTAATCCTTGCATTTTGCGAATTTGTCAGATATATTCGCTTTTTGTTCCTTACGGGGACGGGTGTTGGAAATTGTGAATATGCATTCGGCGTAAATTCCTCCCCCTTGCTTCAGGTCAGGAGGGGGTCGTTGCGGCAACCTCCCCTTGCCCCTCCTTGGTAAGGAGGGGAAAAAAGTGAGGGGGGGAAAATTCCTCCCCCTTGCTTCAAGAGGGAGGTCAGGAGGGGGTGGCGGGTCGGAACAAAATGACGACAAATGACGACAAATGACGACATTTTACGGCGTTTTTAGGGGTGGTTTTGTTTGATATCAATGGGTTAAGGACGATTCACCATGGTTAATTCGTCATCTAACGTGTATAAAACGTCATTTAACGTGGTTAAAACGTCATTCAGGTCGTTGTCTGTTCGCCGCCGCCGTCCGGGTCGCGCAGGACGTAGCCGCGACCCCATACGGTTTCTATGTAGTTGACGCCGCCGGTGGCGTTGCTCAGTTTTTTGCGTAGTTTGCAGATGAAGACGTCGATGATCTTTAATTCCGGCTCGTCCATGCCGCCGTACAGGTGATTAAGGAACATTTCCTTGGTCAGCGTCGTTCCCTTGCGCATCGACAGCAGCTCAAGGATGCCGTACTCCTTGCCGGTGAGGTGTACGGGACTGCCGTCCACTTCCACCGTATGGGCGTCCATGTTGACGCTCAAACGACCGGTGTGAACGACCGACTGGGCATGGCCCTTGGAACGTCTGACGATGGCCTGGATGCGGGCCAGCAGTTCTTTCTTGTCGAAGGGCTTGGTCAGGTAGTCGTCGGCGCCGTAGCCCAGGCCTTTGACTTTCTGCTCCGCTTCGCCGAGGCCCGATAAAATCAGCACCGGCGTTTCGACGCGGGCGTCGCGCAGTCGGCGCAATACCTCCATGCCGTTGATGTCGGGCAGCATCAGGTCCAGGATAATGAGGTCGTAGTCGTAAAGCTTGCCGATTTCCAGGCCGTCTTCACCCTGATCGGTGACATCGACCACGATCCCTTCGGTCTTGAGCATTATCTCGATGCTTCGCGCCGTCGCGGCGTCATCCTCAACAAGAAGTATGCGCATGACGTAACCCCTCCCCGTTAACGATTGTTAACCATAAATACGTCGGCGGTGACTTTCAAGTCTATAGAGCATCAGCCGGTAAAACTTCGCACCAGACTGCCGACGATCATGTACCAGCCGTCAACCAGAACGAAGAAAATGATCTTGAAGGGCATGGCGATCATGACCGGGGGCAGCATCATCATGCCCATCGACATCAGCACCGAAGACACCACCATGTCGATGACCAGAAACGGGATAAAAACGATAAACCCTATTTCAAAGGCGCGTCTTATTTCGCTGATCATGAACGCCGGAATCAGCACTCTCATCGGCATCAACTGGGCCTGGGTCTGAGCCTGCTCTTTGGTCAGGGGCGGAGTCTGGGGCGCGGCCTGGGGCGGGGGAGGCAAAGTTTGTCCTTGAGTCCGGGGCTGCGCCTGAGTCTTCGTCTTCGCCTGAACCCTGGTCTGGGCTTGGGTCAGGGCCTGGACCTGGGTGAGGGGAATCTTGGCGATCTCGGAAAACAATATCAGGTCCTGTTCGCGGACATGCTGCAACATGAAGTCGCGGATCGGCGCGATGCCGCGATTATAGGCTTCGATTTCATCAATCTCCTCGTTGATCAGGGGCTGTACGGCCTGGGTGTAAATGGTGTCGAAGGTGGGCATCATGATAAATATGGTGAGGAACAGCGCCAGACTTACCAGCACCTGGTTGGGGGGCGATTGCTGGGTGCCTATGGCCGTGCGGACGAACGAAAGAACGATGACGATGCGGGTGAACGAGGTGACCATGACCAGAATGGACGGGGCCAGGGTCAGCACCGTCATCAGAATGACAAGCTGGAAGATGCGTCCCGCCGAC
Coding sequences within it:
- a CDS encoding DNA-binding response regulator yields the protein MRILLVEDDAATARSIEIMLKTEGIVVDVTDQGEDGLEIGKLYDYDLIILDLMLPDINGMEVLRRLRDARVETPVLILSGLGEAEQKVKGLGYGADDYLTKPFDKKELLARIQAIVRRSKGHAQSVVHTGRLSVNMDAHTVEVDGSPVHLTGKEYGILELLSMRKGTTLTKEMFLNHLYGGMDEPELKIIDVFICKLRKKLSNATGGVNYIETVWGRGYVLRDPDGGGEQTTT